In a genomic window of Quercus lobata isolate SW786 chromosome 4, ValleyOak3.0 Primary Assembly, whole genome shotgun sequence:
- the LOC115984582 gene encoding uncharacterized protein LOC115984582 → MGLHKDTHDISIVFRAPQQLVGTQVFYNSIPLQCDNDANIMWGVIKRAGQFIGSDLYVTVHTVGFNVDGGSQYGSRVGEQESVPVTVVHPSVTPETSLPYNCQPWNGVAMDNTEDAEVLGSIHTHEDEGYTHRNEDIQTYLDEATEMDETRDVYEEFIDNDGPVENPELLDELQPENNLNPNPEWFTSNTWDDINDPSPSLETGLLSWRPGDEPSKGMLFNNKAAVQHALTMFSVGLNKKFKYMKSDPERLVVTCVDDACLWSIRAIYSKRHKLWMITTSKGPHTCSTLQVDHDGRMMDSKFIAITLESYVREDISRTVATLRSVLHAKHGHWASHYKVWDAKQKAVAAIYGGFDESYAELPRFLAALKDADPTTVTQLKCDHRSVPGTCTFNCAFWAFGPCIEGFKYCRPVISIDATHLYGKYKGKLLIAMATDANNEVYPLAFAVVESESKETWGWFLACLKRYVTDRTNLCIISDRHSGIKACFDDTRMTWLQPPQAHHRYCLRHVVSNVNTKWKIPELKNMVWRAASANQVRKFQATLDLIRNVKPAAHRYLENENKEKWTLAHDGGRRYGAMTTNLSECFNGVLKGARSLPITAMVRYTFFKVNSYFDARRNLALQQLEAGQEWCKYAMEKFEKNQAKAKDHMVTRMCTQARLYQVDTPGNPLGNGGGQHTHRVDLRGMTCTCGKWEAYKMPCSHVIAICAKYKHDAQQFIDPCYSVSHRFHSYEPVFQPLKDRLAWPDPEETRVVMPNLHLIRNKGRPKSTRIRNEMDENDRELPTSLWIENGPKSRCGLCRQEGHNRRICPTRNAESTSGGAAS, encoded by the coding sequence ATGGGGTTACACAAGGATACCCACGACATCTCCATTGTATTTCGGGCTCCGCAGCAACTAGTAGGTACCCAAGTGTTCTACAATTCAATTCCGTTACAATGCGACAATGATGCAAATATAATGTGGGGAGTGATAAAGCGGGCAGGGCAATTCATAGGTTCTGACTTGTATGTAACTGTCCACACTGTTGGGTTCAATGTCGACGGGGGTTCGCAATATGGGAGTAGAGTTGGAGAGCAAGAATCAGTTCCTGTAACCGTTGTGCACCCGTCAGTTACACCCGAGACATCTTTGCCCTACAACTGTCAACCATGGAATGGGGTTGCTATGGACAATACTGAAGACGCCGAAGTGTTAGGGTCTATCCATACCCATGAGGATGAAGGATATACTCACCGAAATGAAGATATCCAAACCTACTTGGACGAGGCAACCGAAATGGATGAGACTCGAGATGTGTATGAGGAGTTCATTGATAACGATGGACCGGTAGAGAATCCAGAATTGTTAGATGAACTACAACCAGAAAATAATCTAAACCCTAACCCCGAATGGTTCACGTCAAACACATGGGATGACATTAATGACCCATCACCTTCCCTGGAAACAGGTCTGCTGAGTTGGCGACCGGGGGACGAACCGAGCAAGGGGATGCTATTCAATAATAAAGCTGCGGTTCAGCACGCGCTAACCATGTTCTCCGTTGggctcaataaaaaatttaagtacatgaaGTCAGACCCCGAGAGACTGGTTGTAACGTGTGTAGACGATGCATGTCTATGGTCAATTCGAGCTATCTACAGCAAAAGGCACAAGCTGTGGATGATCACAACATCTAAGGGTCCCCACACTTGCTCGACACTCCAAGTGGATCATGATGGAAGGATGATGGATTCAAAGTTCATTGCCATCACACTTGAGTCATACGTACGGGAAGACATTTCAAGAACAGTAGCAACCCTACGTAGTGTTCTTCATGCGAAGCACGGCCATTGGGCGTCTCACTATAAGGTTTGGGATGCAAAACAGAAAGCCGTTGCAGCCATCTACGGTGGTTTCGATGAGTCATATGCAGAATTGCCTCGGTTCCTGGCAGCGTTAAAAGATGCAGATCCAACCACAGTGACACAGTTGAAGTGCGACCACCGTAGTGTGCCGGGAACTTGCACATTTAACTGTGCCTTTTGGGCTTTTGGTCCGTGTATAGAAGGGTTCAAGTATTGTAGGCCGGTGATAAGCATCGATGCAACGCACCTCTATGGCAAGTACAAGGGGAAGTTGTTGATAGCAATGGCAACGGATGCTAACAACGAGGTTTATCCACTCGCGTTTGCCGTTGTTGAGAGTGAGAGCAAGGAGACATGGGGATGGTTCTTGGCATGCCTGAAACGATATGTTACGGACCGGACAAATCTTTGCATCATCTCTGACCGACATTCGGGTATAAAAGCTTGCTTTGATGACACAAGGATGACTTGGTTGCAGCCTCCCCAGGCCCATCACCGGTATTGCCTCCGCCATGTAGTTAGCAATGTGAACACAAAATGGAAAATTCCGGAGTTGAAGAACATGGTATGGAGGGCCGCAAGCGCGAATCAAGTTAGAAAGTTTCAAGCCACATTGGATTTAATTCGCAATGTCAAACCGGCTGCACACAGGTActtggaaaatgaaaacaaagaaaagtggACACTTGCACACGACGGAGGGCGTCGATACGGAGCAATGACAACCAACCTATCGGAGTGTTTTAATGGAGTACTGAAAGGTGCACGCAGCTTGCCAATCACGGCAATGGTGAGGTACACCTTCTTCAAAGTGAACTCCTACTTTGACGCTCGTCGTAATCTCGCTCTACAGCAATTGGAAGCGGGTCAAGAATGGTGCAAGTATGCCATGGAGAAGTTCGAAAAAAACCAAGCGAAGGCAAAGGACCATATGGTGACACGGATGTGCACACAAGCACGGTTATATCAGGTTGACACACCGGGTAATCCTCTAGGTAATGGGGGCGGACAACACACGCACAGGGTTGATCTTCGGGGTATGACATGCACATGTGGAAAATGGGAAGCATACAAGATGCCGTGTTCACACGTAATAGCAATTTGTGCTAAGTATAAGCACGATGCGCAGCAGTTTATTGATCCTTGCTATAGCGTGAGTCATAGGTTCCATAGCTATGAACCGGTATTCCAACCGTTGAAAGACAGATTAGCATGGCCGGATCCTGAAGAAACTAGAGTAGTGATGCCCAATCTGCACCTGATCCGGAACAAAGGTCGGCCAAAGTCCACACGAATCCGCAATGAGATGGACGAGAATGATAGGGAGTTGCCGACCTCCCTATGGATCGAGAATGGACCCAAGTCAAGATGTGGGTTGTGTCGCCAAGAGGGGCACAACCGTAGAATATGTCCTACTCGAAATGCGGAGTCAACTAGCGGTGGAGCTGCATCATAG
- the LOC115986384 gene encoding protein FORGETTER 1-like isoform X1 produces the protein MHVTFMQLGGPEKVSEITGRRGMLVRAASGKGVTYQARNTKDVTMEMVNMHEKQLFMDGKKLVAIISEAGSAGVSLQADRRATNQKRRVHLTLELPWSADRAIQQFGRTHRSNQASAPEYRLLFTNLGGERRFASIVAKRLASLGALTQGDRRAGPSLSAYNYDSAYGKRALVVMYKGIMEQDSLPVVPPGCSSEKLETIQDFIVKAKAALVSVGIVRDTVLANGKDSGKLSGRIVDSDMHDVGRFLNRILGLPPDIQNRLFELFISILDLLIQNARIEGNLDSGIVDIKANVIELQGTPKTVHEDQMSGASTVLFTFTLDRGVTWESASTMLDEKQKDGLSSANDGFYESRREWLGRRHFILAFESSASGMYKIVRPAVGESIREMTLSELKNKYRKLSSLEKARSGWEDEYEVSSKQCMHGPNCKLGDYCQTGRRIQEVNVLGGIILPVWGTIEKALSKQARQSHKRLRVVRIETTADNRRIVGLLVPNAAVESVLQELGWVQDIDD, from the exons ATGCATGTAACTTTTATGCAGCTTGGAGGGCCTGAAAAAGTGTCAGAAATTACAGGGAGGCGAGGCATGCTTGTAAGGGCTGCTAGTGGAAAAGGTGTAACTTACCAAGCACGGAACAC AAAAGATGTCACAATGGAGATGGTCAACATGCATGAGAAGCAGCTCTTCATGGATGGTAAGAAATTGGTTGCCATCATTTCTGAAGCGGGGTCGGCTGGTGTTTCTTTGCAGGCAGATAGAAGAGCCACAAATCAG AAAAGAAGGGTGCATTTGACACTAGAACTTCCATGGAGTGCTGACCGAGCAATTCAACAGTTTGGAAGAACTCATCGGTCAAATCAAGCCTCAGCGCCTGAGTACAG GCTACTCTTCACTAATCTAGGCGGAGAGCGCAGATTTGCATCAATTGTTGCCAAGAGATTAGCATCCCTTGGTGCTTTAACACAGGGAGACCGCAG GGCAGGGCCATCTTTGAGTGCTTATAATTATGATAGTGCTTATGGAAAGAGGGCCCTTGTGGTGATGTATAAAGGAATAATGGAGCAg GATTCTCTGCCAGTTGTACCTCCTGGATGTTCATCGGAAAAACTAGAGACAATCCAAGATTTCATTGTGAAGGCAAAAGCTGCTCTTGTGTCTGTTGGAATAGTTAGGGACACAGTTCTTG CTAATGGAAAAGATTCTGGAAAGTTGTCTGGCCGTATTGTTGACTCAGACATGCATGACGTTGGACGTTTCCTTAACCGGATTTTAGGCTTGCCCCCTGATATTCAAAACAG GCTGTTTGAGTTATTCATCAGCATCTTGGATCTCCTTATTCAGAATGCACGCATTGAAGGGAATCTTGACTCAGGGATTGTTGATATCAAAGCTAATGTCATTGAATTGCAAGGAACTCCCAAG ACTGTTCACGAGGATCAAATGTCTGGGGCATCAACAGTGCTGTTTACTTTCACTCTTGATCGTGGAGTCACGTGGGAG TCTGCAAGTACCATGCTTGACGAGAAGCAAAAAGATGGGCTTAGTTCAGCAAATGATGGGTTCTATGAATCTAGAAGGGAGTGGTTGGGGAGACGTCACTTCATTTTGGCATTTGAAAG TTCTGCTTCTGGAATGTATAAGATAGTCCGTCCTGCTGTTGGGGAGTCAATAAg GGAAATGACCCTGTCAGAGCTTAAAAACAAGTACAGAAAATTATCATCTTTAGAGAAAGCTCGTAGTGGTTGGGAAGATGAATATGAAGTATCATCTAAACAG TGCATGCATGGCCCCAATTGTAAGCTTGGTGACTACTGTCAAACTGGCAGAAGAATACAGGAAGTAAATGTATTGGGTGGGATCATCCTTCCTGTTTGGGGCACTATTGAGAAGGCCCTTTCTAAGCAG GCTCGCCAAAGCCACAAGCGGCTGCGTGTGGTGCGTATAGAAACTACTGCAGACAATCGCCGTATAGTTGGGCTTCTTGTCCCCAATGCAGCGGTTGAATCAGTGCTTCAag AATTAGGATGGGTACAAGATATTGACGATTGA
- the LOC115986385 gene encoding metacaspase-5-like: MTKRAVLIGCNYPDTKAELRGCINDVKRMYQCLVDKYGYSGEDITVLIDTDESYTQPTGKNIRRALQDLVRSAEPGDLLFVHYSGHGTRLPAETGENDDTGYDECIVPCDMNLITDDDFRDLVDQIPEGCRLTIVSDSCHSGGLIDEAKEQIGESTKREGNGSGSGSGSGFGFRNFLKQSVEDAFESRGIRIPHRRHHEKEEDVDRDIAYGEHGYVNSRSLPLSTLIEILKQKTGKDDIDVGKLRPALYNIFGEDATPKVKKFMKVIFNKLQHRLDEGESGEGGGLLGMVGSLAQDFLKQSLEENNEGYSKPALETQVGSKKEAYAGSMKQSLPDNGILISGCQTDQTSADATPGGNAAAAYGAFSNAIQTIIEETGGEITNQELVLRARQLLQSQGFSQRPGLYCSDHHVDAPFVC, encoded by the exons ATGACAAAGAGGGCAGTGCTGATAGGGTGCAACTACCCAGATACGAAGGCAGAGCTGAGAGGGTGTATCAACGATGTGAAGAGGATGTACCAGTGCTTGGTGGACAAGTATGGATACTCAGGGGAAGACATCACTGTTTTGATCGACACAGATGAGTCTTACACTCAGCCAACAGGGAAAAACATCCGCAGGGCTTTGCAGGATCTGGTGCGATCGGCTGAGCCTGGAGATTTGTTGTTTGTGCACTACAGTGGCCACGGGACTCGTCTGCCAGCGGAGACTGGTGAAAATGATGATACTGGATATGATGAGTGCATTGTCCCTTGTGATATGAATCTCATCACTG ATGATGATTTCAGGGATTTGGTAGACCAGATCCCAGAAGGTTGCCGGTTGACCATTGTCTCTGATTCATGCCACAGCGGTGGCCTCATTGATGAGGCTAAGGAGCAGATTGGGGAGAGTACGAAGCGTGAAGGAAATGGCTCAGGCTCAGGCTCAGGCTCTGGATTTGGATTTAGAAATTTCCTGAAACAGAGTGTGGAAGATGCATTTGAGTCCCGTGGAATCCGCATCCCACATCGTCGTCATCATGAGAAGGAAGAAGATGTTGACAGAGATATTGCTTATGGGGAGCACGGCTATGTGAATAGTAGGTCTCTGCCGCTCTCCACTCTCATCGAAATACTCAAGCAGAAAACCGGTAAAGATGACATTGATGTTGGGAAGCTACGGCCAGCACTTTACAACATCTTTGGGGAAGATGCAACCCCAAAGGtgaagaagttcatgaaggtaATCTTTAACAAACTTCAGCATAGGCTCGATGAAGGTGAAAGTGGAGAGGGTGGTGGGTTGTTGGGAATGGTTGGAAGTCTGGCTCAAGATTTCCTCAAACAAAGCCTGGAGGAGAACAATGAGGGGTATTCAAAGCCAGCCCTGGAGACACAAGTAGGTAGCAAGAAAGAGGCTTATGCTGGATCAATGAAGCAATCACTTCCCGACAATGGAATTTTGATTAGTGGCTGCCAGACTGACCAAACCTCAGCTGATGCTACTCCTGGAGGCAATGCTGCTGCAGCTTATGGAGCTTTTAGCAATGCAATTCAGACCATCATCGAGGAGACAGGTGGTGAAATCACCAATCAGGAGCTTGTTTTGAGGGCTAGACAGCTGCTACAGAGCCAGGGTTTTAGCCAGCGACCCGGCCTCTATTGCAGTGACCATCATGTTGATGCTCCTTTTGTGTGCTGA
- the LOC115986384 gene encoding protein FORGETTER 1-like isoform X2, translating to MHVTFMQLGGPEKVSEITGRRGMLVRAASGKGVTYQARNTKDVTMEMVNMHEKQLFMDGKKLVAIISEAGSAGVSLQADRRATNQKRRVHLTLELPWSADRAIQQFGRTHRSNQASAPEYRLLFTNLGGERRFASIVAKRLASLGALTQGDRRAGPSLSAYNYDSAYGKRALVVMYKGIMEQDSLPVVPPGCSSEKLETIQDFIVKAKAALVSVGIVRDTVLANGKDSGKLSGRIVDSDMHDVGRFLNRILGLPPDIQNRLFELFISILDLLIQNARIEGNLDSGIVDIKANVIELQGTPKTVHEDQMSGASTVLFTFTLDRGVTWESASTMLDEKQKDGLSSANDGFYESRREWLGRRHFILAFESSASGMYKIVRPAVGESIREMTLSELKNKYRKLSSLEKARSGWEDEYEVSSKQCMHGPNCKLGDYCQTGRRIQEVNVLGGIILPVWGTIEKALSKQARQSHKRLRVVRIETTADNRRIVGLLVPNAAVESVLQDLAWVQDIDD from the exons ATGCATGTAACTTTTATGCAGCTTGGAGGGCCTGAAAAAGTGTCAGAAATTACAGGGAGGCGAGGCATGCTTGTAAGGGCTGCTAGTGGAAAAGGTGTAACTTACCAAGCACGGAACAC AAAAGATGTCACAATGGAGATGGTCAACATGCATGAGAAGCAGCTCTTCATGGATGGTAAGAAATTGGTTGCCATCATTTCTGAAGCGGGGTCGGCTGGTGTTTCTTTGCAGGCAGATAGAAGAGCCACAAATCAG AAAAGAAGGGTGCATTTGACACTAGAACTTCCATGGAGTGCTGACCGAGCAATTCAACAGTTTGGAAGAACTCATCGGTCAAATCAAGCCTCAGCGCCTGAGTACAG GCTACTCTTCACTAATCTAGGCGGAGAGCGCAGATTTGCATCAATTGTTGCCAAGAGATTAGCATCCCTTGGTGCTTTAACACAGGGAGACCGCAG GGCAGGGCCATCTTTGAGTGCTTATAATTATGATAGTGCTTATGGAAAGAGGGCCCTTGTGGTGATGTATAAAGGAATAATGGAGCAg GATTCTCTGCCAGTTGTACCTCCTGGATGTTCATCGGAAAAACTAGAGACAATCCAAGATTTCATTGTGAAGGCAAAAGCTGCTCTTGTGTCTGTTGGAATAGTTAGGGACACAGTTCTTG CTAATGGAAAAGATTCTGGAAAGTTGTCTGGCCGTATTGTTGACTCAGACATGCATGACGTTGGACGTTTCCTTAACCGGATTTTAGGCTTGCCCCCTGATATTCAAAACAG GCTGTTTGAGTTATTCATCAGCATCTTGGATCTCCTTATTCAGAATGCACGCATTGAAGGGAATCTTGACTCAGGGATTGTTGATATCAAAGCTAATGTCATTGAATTGCAAGGAACTCCCAAG ACTGTTCACGAGGATCAAATGTCTGGGGCATCAACAGTGCTGTTTACTTTCACTCTTGATCGTGGAGTCACGTGGGAG TCTGCAAGTACCATGCTTGACGAGAAGCAAAAAGATGGGCTTAGTTCAGCAAATGATGGGTTCTATGAATCTAGAAGGGAGTGGTTGGGGAGACGTCACTTCATTTTGGCATTTGAAAG TTCTGCTTCTGGAATGTATAAGATAGTCCGTCCTGCTGTTGGGGAGTCAATAAg GGAAATGACCCTGTCAGAGCTTAAAAACAAGTACAGAAAATTATCATCTTTAGAGAAAGCTCGTAGTGGTTGGGAAGATGAATATGAAGTATCATCTAAACAG TGCATGCATGGCCCCAATTGTAAGCTTGGTGACTACTGTCAAACTGGCAGAAGAATACAGGAAGTAAATGTATTGGGTGGGATCATCCTTCCTGTTTGGGGCACTATTGAGAAGGCCCTTTCTAAGCAG GCTCGCCAAAGCCACAAGCGGCTGCGTGTGGTGCGTATAGAAACTACTGCAGACAATCGCCGTATAGTTGGGCTTCTTGTCCCCAATGCAGCGGTTGAATCAGTGCTTCAag